A genome region from Aurantiacibacter sp. MUD61 includes the following:
- a CDS encoding phytoene desaturase, with product MTTPEGKTACVIGAGFGGMALAIRLQSAGIQTTVVESRDKPGGRAYFWEKDGYTFDAGPTVVTDPDCLRELWELSGHDMDEDLELMPVTPFYRLNWPDGTNFDYSNEEENLRKEIAKLDPADVAGYEEFLKYSAAVHEEGYVKLGHKPFLNFQSMLKAAPALMKHQAWRSVYSIVSKYIRNEKLREALSFHTLLVGGSPFKTSGIYALIHKLEKDGGVWWTRGGTNRLIAGMVRHFERLGGTMRVGDGVEEVETMGDRATGVTTKSGWSGKFDAVASNADIVHSYKDLLGKSHRGKSYGKSLTRKSFSPSLFVVHFGVEGSWPGIPHHMILFGPRYKGLVDDIYAKGVLPSDFSIYLHHPTVTDPSMAPEGKSTFYALVPVSHMGKMPVNWDEVGPQLEKRVLDEVGRRLIPDIHDRITHKFHYAPKDFSQDLNAHLGSAFSLEPVLWQSAFFRGHNRDDKIHNFYLVGAGTHPGAGIPGVVGSAKATAGLMIEDLSA from the coding sequence ATGACCACTCCCGAAGGTAAGACAGCTTGTGTAATCGGCGCCGGTTTCGGCGGCATGGCGCTCGCCATTCGCCTGCAGAGCGCGGGCATCCAGACGACCGTAGTGGAAAGCCGCGACAAACCCGGTGGCCGCGCCTATTTCTGGGAAAAGGACGGCTACACTTTCGATGCCGGCCCGACCGTGGTGACCGACCCCGATTGCCTGCGCGAGCTTTGGGAGCTTTCCGGCCATGACATGGACGAAGATCTCGAGCTGATGCCGGTCACGCCGTTCTACCGGCTCAACTGGCCCGATGGCACCAATTTCGATTATTCGAACGAGGAAGAAAACCTGCGCAAGGAGATCGCCAAGCTCGATCCCGCTGACGTCGCTGGCTATGAAGAGTTTCTCAAATATTCCGCCGCTGTGCATGAGGAAGGCTATGTGAAGTTGGGGCACAAGCCGTTCCTCAACTTCCAGTCCATGCTGAAAGCCGCGCCCGCGCTGATGAAGCACCAGGCCTGGCGCAGCGTCTATTCGATCGTCAGCAAATACATCCGCAATGAAAAGCTGCGTGAGGCGCTGAGCTTCCACACGCTTCTGGTCGGCGGCAGCCCGTTCAAGACGAGCGGCATTTATGCGCTTATTCACAAGCTGGAAAAGGATGGCGGCGTGTGGTGGACGCGCGGCGGCACCAATCGCCTGATCGCCGGGATGGTCCGCCATTTCGAGCGGCTCGGCGGCACGATGCGCGTGGGTGACGGCGTGGAAGAGGTCGAAACCATGGGCGACCGCGCGACGGGCGTTACGACCAAGAGCGGATGGTCAGGCAAATTCGATGCCGTCGCCAGCAATGCAGACATCGTCCATTCCTACAAGGATCTTCTCGGCAAGAGCCATCGCGGCAAATCCTATGGCAAGTCGCTGACTCGCAAGAGCTTTTCACCTTCACTGTTCGTGGTGCATTTCGGCGTCGAGGGCAGCTGGCCGGGCATCCCGCACCACATGATCCTGTTCGGTCCGCGCTACAAAGGGCTGGTCGACGATATCTATGCCAAGGGCGTGCTGCCGTCCGATTTCTCGATCTATCTGCACCACCCGACGGTGACCGATCCCAGCATGGCGCCGGAAGGCAAAAGCACGTTCTACGCTCTCGTTCCGGTATCCCACATGGGCAAGATGCCGGTAAACTGGGACGAAGTCGGCCCGCAGCTGGAAAAGCGCGTGCTCGATGAAGTGGGCCGCCGCCTGATCCCGGACATCCATGATCGGATCACGCACAAATTCCACTATGCCCCGAAGGATTTCTCGCAGGATCTGAACGCTCACCTCGGCAGCGCATTCAGCCTGGAGCCGGTGCTGTGGC